The genomic window GTGCATGAAACCGACAAGCGCCCGGCTCGAAGCAGCGCTGACGGCGTGGAGCGTGGCGTAGAGAGTCTGGTTGCAGAGGTAGGTGCCGGCCGTGTTGGAGAGATACGCGGGGATGCCCTCCCGCGTGAGCGCCTCGAGGATGGCCCGCAGGGGCAGCGTTGCGAGATAGGCCGCCGGGCCGCCAGGCACGCAGGGCTCGCCGCTCGCCTGGTAGCCGGCATTGTCGGCCACCTCGTAGTCCATCACGTTCACGGCCACCCGCTCGAGCGCGATCCGCGCCCGCCCTACGGCCAGCCCCACATGCAGCACCGCCAGCGGATCGTGCTCGTGGAGAAGGCGCCGCGCCGCGAGCCCGGCCTCGACGTGGTGCACCGGCAGGATCGCGGCGCGGACGGGCAGGCCTCCGACCACGCGGCCGTCCACGGCCTTTGCGATCTCCTCAGACGGGTTGGACGGATGTCCGCCGAAGGGCTCGAAGCCCGTGACGAGGATCATGGCTCCTCCCGGTCCTCTCGCTCGACGATCTTCTTGGCCCTCTCGTAGCTCTTCTTGAGCCAGGACATCGTGCGCCCCGCGTCCCGCAGCTCCTTGACGCGGCAGATGACCCACCCCTGCCCGCCCAGGCGCGGGTGCGGCGCGAAGACGCCCGAATCCACCGCGCGGCGCTGGTCCTCCACCGTGAGCCGGATCCAGAGGTCGGTGTCCTTGGCCCGAAGCGGAAAGCACGCGAAGAGGCGCGGCCCCACGAAGTAGCCCCAGCGCCCGAACATGGGCGTGATCTTCACCCCGGGCCAGCCGCCGAGGATCTCGTTGAGCGCGCCGCCTGTCCCGGTGCCGCCTTTCTCGAGGCTGCGCCGCGTGCTGCGCCCCGCGCCGATCCCACGCACTCTTCGCGGAGGCGCTATGGCCAGACCTGTGTGTACGCGAAGCGCGCCCGCTCCGAGACCTTGCCGAACCATCGGTCGTAGTCTCGCCTGAGCGCCTTCATGTGGCCCGACTTCATCAGCGCGCGAAAGGTCTTCTCGTCCTGGACCTCGTAGACGGCCATGTAGCGGAACTTGTCCTCGCCCATGATGGCCTTGTAGCGCCGCGCGCTCACCGCCCCGGGGTAGCGCAGGAATTGCGGGCAGTGCTTGTAGTTGTACCAGCGGTTGAACGCGGCTTCCTTCTTCCGGGGGATGGTCGCCTTCACGATGAAGAGCACCGTGGCCATGGAGCCTCCTTTTCAGCCCTCGCCTCACCGCTCTCGCGCCTCCGGCGGCTCGGCAGCGTTTCGGCTCGAACTTCCTTGAGTTAGTGGTTCACCGCTTACCGCCCACGCCCAGGACCGAGAAGGCCCAGCCCCATCCGAAGACGAGCGGCGCGACGGCGCCGGCGCCGAAGCCCAGCAGGGAGCGCACGGCAAGCGCCGAGCCCAGTCGCTCAGGCCTCACCGTTTCGGTGATCCCGGTCGAGTATACCGACGAATCACCGAGGGCGGAAAGGCCATAGCGGCTGCCGATGGCGACGATGAGAAGCAGCGGCGCCGCCAGCATCCAGCCGAAGCTGAAGGAGCAGGCGGAGCTGACGAGCATCATCGCCGCAATCACGGCTGTGCGGCCCCAGCGGTCGGACAGCGCGCCGCCGACTGCCGAGGCAACGATGCCCATGACGTGGAAAAGGGCCGAGAGCCTCGCCCCGCCCGCGCCACCACGATGCCGCCGACCACGAGCGCGATCACGTAGCCCAGCGAGGAAGCGGCAAGGAACCAGCCCACCGCCCGCCCACGGCGCGCGGGCTCAAAGCGCTCCGCGAGCAGCATGATGCCCGGAGTGTAGATGCCCGAGACGGCGATGGCGACGGCGCCGAAGAGGAGCAGCACCGAAATGTGGCCCTGGGTAGGACGGGGATCAGCAGCGACACCGCCGCCGTCAGGCCCGCCGAGGCGATGAAGACCACGCGCGGGTT from Candidatus Methylomirabilota bacterium includes these protein-coding regions:
- the pcp gene encoding pyroglutamyl-peptidase I — its product is MILVTGFEPFGGHPSNPSEEIAKAVDGRVVGGLPVRAAILPVHHVEAGLAARRLLHEHDPLAVLHVGLAVGRARIALERVAVNVMDYEVADNAGYQASGEPCVPGGPAAYLATLPLRAILEALTREGIPAYLSNTAGTYLCNQTLYATLHAVSAASSRALVGFMHVPLSPAMVAASGLDQPSMDPAIGVRAIEAALRVISEHLAGRPS
- a CDS encoding luciferase family protein; this encodes MRGIGAGRSTRRSLEKGGTGTGGALNEILGGWPGVKITPMFGRWGYFVGPRLFACFPLRAKDTDLWIRLTVEDQRRAVDSGVFAPHPRLGGQGWVICRVKELRDAGRTMSWLKKSYERAKKIVEREDREEP
- a CDS encoding DUF4286 family protein encodes the protein MATVLFIVKATIPRKKEAAFNRWYNYKHCPQFLRYPGAVSARRYKAIMGEDKFRYMAVYEVQDEKTFRALMKSGHMKALRRDYDRWFGKVSERARFAYTQVWP